The following is a genomic window from Mycobacteriales bacterium.
GTGGCGACCGGCGGACCCGGCGATCCTGGCCGGCCCGGGCCGGCGCTGAGCCGCCCGCCCCGTAGTCTCGTCCGGACCGGCGACCGGAGAGGCTGACATGGACTTCTCGATCACCGAGGACCAGCAGGCGTTCCGGGACAGTGTCCGCAAGCTCGCCGCGGACGTCGTCGCGCCGGGGGCGGCCGACCGTGACCGGGAGGGCCGCTTCGACCCGGCGGTGTGGAAGGCGCTGGCCGGGGCCGGCCTGATCGGGCTGCCGATCCCGGTCGAGCACGGCGGGTCCGGCGCCTCGATCATCGACTGCTGCCTGGCGAACGAGGCCCTGGCCGAGGGCGGGCACGACGCCGGGCTGAACCTGTCCCTCGGCGCGCACTGGGTGATCGGCGCGGTGCCGATCTGGCTGCACGGCAGCCCGGCGCAGCAGCAGCGCTGGCTGCCGGGCCTGTGCGACGGCAGCATCGTCGGTGCCTGGGCCTCCACCGAGCCGGAGGCCGGCAGCGACTCGGCGGCGCTGCGCACCACCGCGGTCCGCGACGGGGACGGCTGGATCCTCAACGGCAACAAGATCTTCATCACGAACGGGCCGATCGCCGGGGTGTGCAACGTGCTGGCCCGGACCGGCGACGGCGCGGTCACCGCGTTCGTCGTCGACACCGCCACCCCCGGGTTCGTGGTAGGCCGCGAGCTGGACAAGCTCGGCTGCCGCTCCTCCCCGACCTCGGAGATCGCCCTCGTCGACTGCCGGGTGCCGGCCGACGCGGTGCTCGGCGTCGAGGGCGAGGCGCTGTGGCGGGTCGCGTTCGAGTGCTTCGACTGGGAGCGCACGGTCATGATGGCCGCCTCGATCGGCGGGATGCAGGCCGGCTTGAACGGGGCGATCCGCTACGCGAAGGAGCGCCACCAGTTCGGCCGGCCGATCGCGCACTTCCAGGTGATCGCGCACAAGCTCGCCGACATGAAGATCAACCTGGAGGTGTGCCGGACCGCGGTGTACCGGGCGGCCTACCTCAAGCAGATCGGCGCCCCGCACATGGTTGAGGCCTCGATCGCGAAGGCGCTGGTCGGCAAGCTGTCGGTCGAAAACGCGCTGGAGGGGATCCAGATCCACGGCGGCTACGGCTACCTCCGCGACTTCCCGGCCGAACGGGCGCTGCGCGACGCGAAGCTGACCTCGATCGGCGGGGGAACCACCGAGATCCAGAAGCTGATCATCAGCCGGTCCCTGCTCGGCGAGTAGGGGTGTCCCACGGGCCGGGCGCTGCCAGCCGCGCGCCGCGCCGGCGACTCGCGTTCGGGCTGGGCGCGCTCGTCGTCATCCTCGCCGGCATCGGCTGGCTGGCCGTGCGCGGACTCGCCGCCGAACACCGGCTCACCGTCGCGAAGGCCGCGATCCTCGCGCTACGCGCCGACCTGCTCGCCGGCCGGTCCGCCGCGGTGCACACCGACCTGGTCGCCGCCCAGTCCGCCGCCGCGGCGGCCGATGCGGACACCCACGATCCGGTGTGGTTCGCGGTGAGCTTCCTGCCCCCGGTGCAGACGGTGCGCGGCCTCACCGAGGTGACCGACACGTTGGCCCGGCGGGTGCTGCCGGAGCTGGCCGAGGTGGGTCCGACGGTCACCCCGGCCCGGCTGCGGGTCGGCCCGCACACGATCGCGCTCGCGCCGCTGGAGGCGGCCGCCGCACCGCTGGCCGCCGCCGACGCCGCGGTCGCCGTCGCGGACGCCCGGGCGCACCGGCTGCCCGGCGGCTGGGTCGGCCCGATCGGCGCGGCCCGGGCCAGCTTCCTGCGCCAGCTCGACGGTCTGGCCGGCTCGCTCGACACGGCCGCCCGGTTCGCCCGGATCGGCCCGGCGATGCTCGGCGCGGACGGGCCCCGGACCTATTTCGTCGGGGTGCAGAACAACGCCGAGTCCCGTGGCACCGGCGGCATCGTCGGCGCTTTCGCGGTTCTCTCCGCCGACCATGGGACGCTGCGGATCACCGCCCGCGGCACCGACCACGACCTGCGCAGCCCGCCCGCCCCGGTCGCGGACCTGGGTCCGGACTTCGCCGCCGCCTACGGGCAGAACGACGCCACCGACTTCTGGCTGTCGACGAACCTGTCGATGAACTTCCCCTACGCCGGTCAGCTGTGGACCTCCATGTACGAGGCCCAGTCCGGACAGCGCATCGACGGGGCGATCGGCCTCGACCCGGTCGCGCTCGCCGACCTGCTGGCGGCCACCGGGCCGGTCCGGGTGCCCTCCACCGGGGACCTGCTCACTCCGGCCAACGTGGTCGCGCTCACTGAGCAGGAGGCGTACGTGCGGTATGCCTCGTTTAGCGATCAAAGCGCTCGTAAGGCATTCCTCAACGCGGTCGCCGCCGCGGTCACCAGCCGCCTGCTGTCCGGCTCCGGCAGCGCCCGCGCGCTCGCGAGCGCACTCGGCCACGCCGCCGGCACCGGGCATCTCGAGCTGTACTCGGCGCACCCGGACGAGCAGGCGGTGATCGCCGGTACCCCGCTCGGCGGCCAGATCCCCGACGACCACCGCCCGTTCGCCGCGTTCGCGGTGGACAACGCCTACGGCGACAAGCTCGACTACTACCTCGAGCGCTCCCTCAGCTACACCGCGGGCGGCTGCGCCGGACCGACCCGGACCTCGACGATCACCATCCGGCTGACCAACACCGCCCCGCTCGGCGGGCTGCCGCCCTACGTCCGGATCCGATCCGACCTGCACCCGGTCCGGGCGGATGCCAGCCCCGTCGACGGCCTGCTGATGTTCGTCTACGCGAGCAGCGGCGCGGGCTTCCTGCGGGCCACCCTCGACGGCACCCCGATCGACCTGATGCCGCTGGCCGAGCGGGGCCACCCGATGTTCGAGACGCAGCTGGCCGTCGAACCGGGCCGCACGGCCACCCTCACGATCACCGTCCGCGAACCGACCTGGCCCGGGGCGCCCGAAACGTTCGTGCAGCCGCTGGTCAACCCGGAGGCCGTGACCTTCGCGGTGCCGCGCTGCCCCTGAGCCGTCCGGTCGGGTGCCGCCGCTCGCCTACGGCCAGGGATCGACGGCCTGCGGGCTCTCGACCGGTTCCGCCGGACCCTGGGCCGGCTCCGCCGGCCAGGCCTCCGCTGGACCCTGGGCCGGCTCCGCCGGCCAGGCCTCCGCCGGACCCTGGGCCGGCTCCGCCGGCCAGGCCGCCGCCTCATGGGCGCCATTCGGGCTCGGTCCGATCGGGGTGACGTGCGAGGCCTGGAGGGAGTTGCGCCGACGCTGCGCCCCGTCGCTCGGGCTGGCCGTTCGCCGGCCCCGCTCGCCGGGCGGGGAGTACCGGTAGGCGTAGGTGTAGGCGTAGGCGTCCGGCCCCTTCGTCGGCATCATGTTGAGCACGATCCCGAGCGCGCTGGCGTCGACCGCGGCCAGGCTGGCGATGGCGCGATGCAGCTGCTCGCGCCTCACGTGGCCGTGCCGGGCGACGAGGATCGTCCCGTCGCTGATCGCCGCCATCACCGCCGCGTCGGTGACCGGCAGCAGCGGCGGCGCGTCGAGGAGCACCACGTCGTAGCGGCCGGCCAGATCGACGACCAGGTCCCGCATCCCCTGCGAGGCGAGCACCTCACTCGGGTTCGGCGGGCGGCGGCCGCCGGGCAGCACGTCGAGCAGCCCGTCCGCCCAGCTCTGGATCGCGTCGTCCACCGCCACCCGGCCGATCAGGACGTCGGTGACCCCGACCGTGCTGTCCAGCCCCAGGTACTGGCCGATCCGCGGGCGGCGGAGGTCCGCCTCGACGAGCAGGACCCGGACCCCGGCCTCGGCGAGGGTGGTCGCCAGGTTGCAGGCGGTGGTGGTCTTCCCTTCCTCCGGGATCGCGCTGGTCACCACGATGGACCGGGGTGCGGCGTCGACGTTGACGAACTGGAGGTTGGTCCGCAACTGCCGGAACGCCTCGGCGCGGGCCGAATGCTCCTCCCCCTGCACCACCAGGGGCTGTTTCGCCGCGGCCGGGTCGAAGCCGATCACCCCGAGCATCGGCAGGCCGGTCAGCTCCTCGATGTCGGCGGGCAGCTTCACGGTCGTGTCGAGGGTCTCGCGGAGCACGGCCGCGCCGACCCCGACGGCCAGCCCGACGAGCAGGCCCAGCGCCAGGTCCAGTTTCTTCTTCGGCGAGGTCGGGGCGGTCGGCACGTCGGCGGACTTCACCACGCTCACCTTGACCAGCGGGCTCCCGCCGCCGGCGGGCCGTTCGATCTGGCTGACCAGGCCGATGACCTGTTGGCTGACCGCGTTCGCGATCGCCGCCGCCCGGGTGGGGGAGGCATCGGTCACCGACAGGTCGATCAGAACGGTGTTCAGCGGGACGCTGGCGCTGATCTCCCCGCCGAGCTGGGTCGGGGTGTAGGGGAGGCCGAGCGCGGCGATGACCGGCCGGGTCACCTGGGGGCTGGTCACGATGTCGGCGTAGCTGGTGACCTGGGCCTGGGCGAACTGGCCGCCGGCCACGGCCTGGTTCAGGTCGGCGTTCTGGGTGGAGACGAACAGCTGCGCGGTCGCGGTGTAGGTGGGCGTCGTGCTCAAGATCACCGCCGCGGCGGCCGCGAGCGCGAGGGCAGCGCACGCGGTGATGAGCTGCCACCGCTTGCGCAGCACGCGGAGGTAATCCTGCAGGTCCACGGGACGCCTTCGTCGCTCGAGGTCGGGGGAGGTAAGTCTCGCAGATACCCGGCCCACCCGCGCGCACCCTCCGTGCCGCGTCGTTCGGTGACCACGTCAACCATGTTTCGGCAAGGACATCTTTCGGTTACTCGGCGGGTTCCCACAACCCGCCGCCGCACATCTCGGTCCGCGTTCCCCGGGCGGATGTCGGGAACCTCGAACTGAACGCTGCGGCCGGCCCGAACTCGAACGGCGCGCCGAGCGCGTCACCGACCGCGGAGCCGACCAGCGCCCTGATGACCCGCTGATCGCGGTCCGCGCGTCGGCGCCCCGGGATGGCCAGTCCGCCGACTGCCGGGATCGGCCCTGCTTCGATCAACATGCCAAGGCCGTAGGCCGTCAGTCGGTCCATGGCGTCAGGCGCGCGCCGGCGCTCTTTGCTCCGCCGATTCCTTACTGGACGCGCCGGATCCGGAACCATCCATGTGGCCGCGGTTCGACCCGACGCCGCGGTCCGGCGTTCGGTCCCGTCCAGCCGGTCCCCGCAGTGGTCCCGCACCTCGATAGGGTCGCCGCGGCGGCGAGCGGGGTGTCCGTGAGG
Proteins encoded in this region:
- a CDS encoding acyl-CoA dehydrogenase family protein; its protein translation is MDFSITEDQQAFRDSVRKLAADVVAPGAADRDREGRFDPAVWKALAGAGLIGLPIPVEHGGSGASIIDCCLANEALAEGGHDAGLNLSLGAHWVIGAVPIWLHGSPAQQQRWLPGLCDGSIVGAWASTEPEAGSDSAALRTTAVRDGDGWILNGNKIFITNGPIAGVCNVLARTGDGAVTAFVVDTATPGFVVGRELDKLGCRSSPTSEIALVDCRVPADAVLGVEGEALWRVAFECFDWERTVMMAASIGGMQAGLNGAIRYAKERHQFGRPIAHFQVIAHKLADMKINLEVCRTAVYRAAYLKQIGAPHMVEASIAKALVGKLSVENALEGIQIHGGYGYLRDFPAERALRDAKLTSIGGGTTEIQKLIISRSLLGE
- a CDS encoding DUF4012 domain-containing protein → MSHGPGAASRAPRRRLAFGLGALVVILAGIGWLAVRGLAAEHRLTVAKAAILALRADLLAGRSAAVHTDLVAAQSAAAAADADTHDPVWFAVSFLPPVQTVRGLTEVTDTLARRVLPELAEVGPTVTPARLRVGPHTIALAPLEAAAAPLAAADAAVAVADARAHRLPGGWVGPIGAARASFLRQLDGLAGSLDTAARFARIGPAMLGADGPRTYFVGVQNNAESRGTGGIVGAFAVLSADHGTLRITARGTDHDLRSPPAPVADLGPDFAAAYGQNDATDFWLSTNLSMNFPYAGQLWTSMYEAQSGQRIDGAIGLDPVALADLLAATGPVRVPSTGDLLTPANVVALTEQEAYVRYASFSDQSARKAFLNAVAAAVTSRLLSGSGSARALASALGHAAGTGHLELYSAHPDEQAVIAGTPLGGQIPDDHRPFAAFAVDNAYGDKLDYYLERSLSYTAGGCAGPTRTSTITIRLTNTAPLGGLPPYVRIRSDLHPVRADASPVDGLLMFVYASSGAGFLRATLDGTPIDLMPLAERGHPMFETQLAVEPGRTATLTITVREPTWPGAPETFVQPLVNPEAVTFAVPRCP
- a CDS encoding polysaccharide biosynthesis tyrosine autokinase translates to MDLQDYLRVLRKRWQLITACAALALAAAAAVILSTTPTYTATAQLFVSTQNADLNQAVAGGQFAQAQVTSYADIVTSPQVTRPVIAALGLPYTPTQLGGEISASVPLNTVLIDLSVTDASPTRAAAIANAVSQQVIGLVSQIERPAGGGSPLVKVSVVKSADVPTAPTSPKKKLDLALGLLVGLAVGVGAAVLRETLDTTVKLPADIEELTGLPMLGVIGFDPAAAKQPLVVQGEEHSARAEAFRQLRTNLQFVNVDAAPRSIVVTSAIPEEGKTTTACNLATTLAEAGVRVLLVEADLRRPRIGQYLGLDSTVGVTDVLIGRVAVDDAIQSWADGLLDVLPGGRRPPNPSEVLASQGMRDLVVDLAGRYDVVLLDAPPLLPVTDAAVMAAISDGTILVARHGHVRREQLHRAIASLAAVDASALGIVLNMMPTKGPDAYAYTYAYRYSPPGERGRRTASPSDGAQRRRNSLQASHVTPIGPSPNGAHEAAAWPAEPAQGPAEAWPAEPAQGPAEAWPAEPAQGPAEPVESPQAVDPWP
- a CDS encoding ADP-ribosylglycohydrolase family protein, coding for MDRLTAYGLGMLIEAGPIPAVGGLAIPGRRRADRDQRVIRALVGSAVGDALGAPFEFGPAAAFSSRFPTSARGTRTEMCGGGLWEPAE